One Devosia lacusdianchii genomic window carries:
- a CDS encoding serine hydrolase domain-containing protein, with protein sequence MTPSFTRSDVTLANWRTLPYSQWAFHNASELVPSAIIASRRKAETPVRDLGSLASLHVRSLAGPMVALPEFLTETSTDAFVVMRDGLIEAEWYAAHYDPARPHLLFSITKSITGLIAEILAEQGRLSFDALVGDIMPDMIGSAYGDVSVRHLFDMQVSVEFTDDFLDTSGAFDRYRRAMLWNPEKPGDPAPDLRPFLATVRKAAHEHGTRHRYHSINTDLAGILLEVITGQRFADLVRDLIWLPIGAYSDAHITVDRAGTARAGGGMSATARDLARVGEMLRQGGKGIVPADRVAELWRGGDRAIWADGDQAYLFPGGSYRSYFYQDGAGILAGIGIHGQWLWMDPATKTVIVRLSAEPLPSDEALDQVLMEMLRSVSHA encoded by the coding sequence ATGACGCCGTCATTCACCCGCAGCGATGTCACATTGGCTAATTGGCGGACCCTGCCTTATTCACAGTGGGCCTTTCACAACGCCTCCGAACTGGTGCCCTCGGCGATTATCGCATCCCGGCGTAAGGCTGAGACGCCAGTGCGCGATCTGGGCTCGCTTGCGTCCCTTCATGTGCGTTCGCTCGCCGGGCCGATGGTGGCACTGCCCGAATTCCTGACCGAGACGTCCACGGATGCCTTCGTGGTGATGCGTGATGGCCTGATCGAGGCCGAATGGTATGCCGCGCATTATGATCCGGCGCGACCGCATTTGCTGTTCTCGATCACCAAGTCGATCACCGGGCTGATCGCCGAAATTCTGGCCGAGCAGGGCAGGCTCTCTTTCGACGCGCTGGTCGGCGACATCATGCCCGACATGATCGGCTCGGCTTATGGCGATGTCAGCGTGCGGCACCTGTTCGACATGCAGGTCAGCGTCGAATTCACCGACGACTTCCTCGATACCAGCGGTGCCTTCGACCGCTACCGCCGCGCCATGCTGTGGAACCCTGAGAAGCCCGGTGATCCGGCGCCCGATCTGCGTCCGTTTCTTGCGACGGTCCGCAAGGCCGCGCATGAGCACGGCACGCGGCATCGCTACCACTCCATCAATACCGACCTGGCGGGCATCCTGCTCGAGGTGATCACGGGACAGCGCTTCGCCGATCTGGTGCGCGACCTGATCTGGCTGCCGATAGGGGCGTATTCGGATGCGCACATCACCGTGGATCGGGCCGGCACGGCCCGGGCGGGCGGCGGCATGTCGGCGACGGCGCGTGACCTGGCGCGGGTGGGCGAAATGTTGCGGCAGGGCGGCAAGGGTATCGTCCCGGCCGACCGGGTCGCCGAACTTTGGCGCGGCGGCGATCGGGCGATTTGGGCTGATGGAGACCAGGCCTACCTGTTCCCCGGTGGCAGCTACCGCTCGTATTTCTATCAGGATGGGGCCGGGATTCTGGCGGGCATCGGCATTCACGGCCAGTGGCTGTGGATGGACCCGGCTACCAAAACGGTCATCGTCCGTCTTTCCGCCGAGCCTTTGCCAAGCGACGAAGCGCTCGACCAGGTCCTCATGGAAATGCTGCGGTCGGTCAGCCATGCCTAA
- a CDS encoding epoxide hydrolase family protein: protein MTITRRTFNRGALSLLAAIANTPTIAQAQEENQMLSIKPFTIAISDAAVADLKDRLAKARFPHTITDDWSRGQPIKLVKQLTEQWRDDYDWRAHERELNRHPQFMTEIDGQPIHFVHVKSPVPNAFPLILSHGWPGSFAEFLGLIGPLTDPAAHGLDATIAFDLVIPSLPGFGFSSPMSSPGWDSARTAKAWDTLMKGLGYERYGAHGGDAGALVGRELGILAPSGLVGTHLLQIFAFPAGEPDEMSKLSPFEMEGMANLANFEKYGGYQAIQSKRPGTLAYGLVDSPVGQLAWNAELWFGFEGAGADHVDRDLYLTTNAIYWFTATSGSAANVYYEDTQTGAGYREVNNPTPTGVAVFPDDFRSVRSFAARANNIVHWTEMPHGGHFAASEAPDLLIADIRKFFTSLIAG from the coding sequence ATGACCATAACCCGCCGCACGTTCAACCGGGGTGCGCTGTCACTCCTCGCCGCCATCGCCAACACGCCCACAATCGCCCAAGCCCAGGAGGAAAACCAAATGCTCTCAATAAAGCCATTCACGATCGCGATCAGCGACGCCGCCGTCGCCGACCTGAAAGACCGCCTCGCAAAAGCACGCTTTCCGCACACCATCACCGACGATTGGTCGCGAGGCCAACCCATCAAGCTCGTCAAGCAACTGACCGAGCAATGGCGGGACGATTATGACTGGCGCGCACACGAGCGCGAGCTCAACCGTCACCCTCAGTTCATGACGGAGATTGACGGTCAGCCGATACACTTCGTGCATGTCAAATCGCCGGTACCCAATGCCTTTCCCCTGATCCTCAGCCACGGTTGGCCCGGCAGCTTCGCCGAGTTCCTGGGTCTTATCGGGCCGCTGACCGATCCGGCTGCGCACGGACTCGACGCCACAATCGCCTTCGACCTGGTCATTCCATCGTTGCCGGGCTTCGGCTTCTCGAGCCCGATGTCGTCGCCCGGCTGGGACAGCGCCAGGACGGCCAAGGCTTGGGACACCTTGATGAAAGGGCTCGGCTATGAGCGCTATGGTGCCCATGGTGGCGATGCCGGCGCTCTTGTCGGTCGCGAACTGGGGATCCTGGCCCCATCGGGCCTCGTGGGAACCCACCTGCTCCAGATCTTTGCATTTCCGGCCGGCGAGCCAGACGAAATGAGCAAGCTCTCGCCCTTCGAGATGGAGGGTATGGCGAACCTGGCCAATTTCGAGAAATACGGCGGCTACCAGGCCATCCAGTCGAAAAGGCCGGGAACGCTGGCCTACGGCCTCGTCGACTCGCCCGTCGGCCAACTGGCCTGGAACGCCGAATTGTGGTTCGGCTTCGAAGGCGCCGGCGCAGACCACGTCGACCGCGACCTCTATCTGACCACCAACGCCATCTACTGGTTCACCGCAACGAGCGGGTCCGCCGCGAATGTCTACTATGAGGATACCCAGACCGGAGCCGGGTATCGGGAGGTCAACAACCCGACACCCACCGGCGTGGCCGTATTCCCCGACGACTTTCGATCCGTCCGCAGCTTTGCCGCGCGCGCGAACAACATCGTCCACTGGACGGAAATGCCCCACGGCGGCCACTTCGCCGCCTCCGAAGCGCCGGACCTGCTCATCGCCGACATCCGCAAGTTCTTCACCAGCCTGATCGCCGGCTAG
- a CDS encoding aspartate aminotransferase family protein, with amino-acid sequence MTTNTKYSRAQLQQADTHHLHPFTDHKELRANGARMIVRGEGPYIYDTEGLELLDGMAGLWCVNVGYGRKELADAAARQMEELPFYNSFFRCSTPAPVMLAAKLAEIAPENMNQVFFGTSGSEANDTALRLVRHFWALEGKPEKNIVIARNSGYHGSTIAGASLSGMTDMHNQLNGAVPNIVHVIPPYAFELAEPGESDHDFGLRAARAVEGAILAAGADKVAAFIGEPILGAGGVKIPPASYWPEIQRICTKYDVLLMLDEVITGYGRTGNWFAAQTFGIEADTITTAKALTSGYQPLSALLVGDRIANTLVEKGGEFFHGYTYSAHPVCCAVALKNLEIIEREGLIGRVREETGPYLAQMLQERIAGHPLVGEVRSVGLMAAVELVKNKTTRERYMPSGTAGTKVRDHAIANGLMVRAVGSSIIMAPPLIWERATIDLAGDRLLKALDSALAELRP; translated from the coding sequence ATGACCACCAATACCAAATACTCCCGCGCCCAGTTGCAGCAGGCCGACACCCACCACCTGCATCCCTTCACCGACCACAAGGAGCTGCGCGCCAATGGCGCCCGCATGATCGTGCGCGGCGAGGGGCCCTATATCTACGACACCGAAGGCCTTGAACTGCTCGACGGTATGGCCGGCCTGTGGTGCGTCAATGTCGGTTATGGCCGCAAGGAGCTGGCCGACGCCGCGGCTCGGCAGATGGAGGAATTGCCCTTCTACAATTCCTTCTTCCGCTGCTCGACGCCGGCCCCGGTCATGCTGGCTGCCAAGTTGGCCGAGATCGCGCCCGAGAACATGAACCAGGTGTTCTTCGGCACGTCCGGCTCGGAGGCCAACGACACGGCGCTGCGCCTGGTGCGTCACTTCTGGGCGCTGGAAGGCAAGCCGGAGAAGAACATCGTCATCGCCCGCAACTCGGGCTATCACGGCTCCACCATTGCCGGTGCGTCGCTGAGCGGCATGACCGACATGCACAACCAGCTCAATGGCGCCGTGCCCAACATCGTGCATGTCATCCCGCCCTACGCCTTCGAGCTGGCCGAGCCGGGCGAGAGCGACCACGATTTCGGCCTGAGGGCGGCCCGCGCCGTCGAGGGCGCCATCCTTGCGGCCGGCGCCGACAAGGTGGCCGCGTTCATCGGTGAGCCCATTCTGGGCGCTGGCGGCGTCAAGATTCCGCCCGCCAGCTACTGGCCCGAAATCCAGCGCATCTGCACCAAGTACGACGTGCTGCTGATGCTGGACGAGGTCATCACCGGCTATGGCCGTACCGGCAACTGGTTCGCCGCCCAGACCTTCGGCATAGAGGCCGACACCATCACCACGGCCAAGGCGCTGACCTCGGGCTATCAGCCGCTCTCGGCGCTGCTGGTGGGCGACCGGATCGCCAATACCCTGGTCGAAAAGGGTGGCGAGTTCTTCCATGGCTACACCTATTCGGCCCATCCGGTGTGCTGTGCCGTGGCGCTCAAGAACCTCGAGATTATCGAGCGTGAAGGCCTGATCGGCCGGGTCCGCGAGGAAACCGGGCCCTATCTTGCCCAGATGCTGCAGGAGCGGATCGCGGGCCATCCGCTGGTCGGCGAAGTGCGCAGCGTTGGCCTGATGGCGGCTGTCGAACTGGTCAAGAACAAGACGACCCGCGAGCGCTACATGCCGTCAGGCACCGCCGGCACAAAGGTGCGCGACCACGCTATCGCCAATGGGCTGATGGTGCGTGCCGTCGGCAGCTCCATCATCATGGCGCCGCCTCTGATCTGGGAACGCGCCACAATCGATCTGGCCGGCGACCGCCTGCTGAAAGCGCTGGATAGCGCCCTGGCCGAATTGCGGCCCTGA
- a CDS encoding ABC transporter substrate-binding protein, whose translation MRLSACIAVLLGGLAAASPSWAATANNELVIATSNDIRSINGTGRDAITDTVLHHIYETLVGFRSDLTIGPALADSWDVSEDGKVYTFHLRPGAKFHNGDPITAADVKWSWEFHMNPDRDVSCRANFDGSRSIKLESIEAPDDQTVVFTIAEPSGLMLTRLAEIQCNLWVASPKNADADGNWIAGSAIGSGPFMLDNWASGESITLKRFEDYVPSTEPRSGYAGDRTALVDTLKFQIIPDYTVQEVALQSGDIDVMNNVQAARARDLEAQGLNLSYSPGLGWTTFLLQTNDPLLSNVDIRRAIAMAIDYDQIAGIRTGDMAGSNHSAVADSSAYHNSAFTEWPAFDPVAARALATEAGYKGEKITIQTNNRYQSMYENAILLQAMLMAAGFNAEIETLEWGTQLDKFNSGDFQIQSFAWSARLDPALNYGSFIGDKVEDPSNQWDSDEAYNLYQQSLVEADPAKRQEIFETLHKMMVEDMPIIGLYYAPNVALTRPNVQGYSAWPADNSIGWGVSKN comes from the coding sequence ATGAGACTATCCGCGTGTATTGCCGTTCTATTGGGCGGCCTTGCCGCTGCCAGCCCGAGTTGGGCGGCCACGGCAAACAATGAACTGGTGATTGCCACTTCGAACGACATCCGCAGCATCAACGGGACCGGGCGCGATGCGATTACCGATACCGTCCTGCACCACATTTATGAAACGTTGGTCGGGTTCCGCAGCGACCTGACGATCGGTCCGGCGCTGGCTGATTCCTGGGACGTTTCGGAGGATGGCAAGGTCTACACCTTCCACCTGCGGCCTGGTGCCAAGTTCCATAATGGCGATCCCATCACGGCCGCAGATGTGAAGTGGAGCTGGGAATTTCATATGAATCCCGACCGGGATGTGTCGTGTCGCGCCAATTTCGACGGGTCCCGCAGCATCAAGCTGGAATCCATCGAGGCCCCCGACGATCAGACCGTGGTGTTCACGATTGCCGAGCCAAGCGGTCTCATGTTGACGCGGCTGGCCGAAATTCAGTGCAATCTGTGGGTCGCCAGCCCCAAGAATGCCGATGCGGATGGCAACTGGATTGCCGGTTCCGCCATCGGTTCGGGCCCGTTCATGCTGGACAACTGGGCATCGGGCGAGAGCATTACGCTCAAGCGCTTCGAGGATTACGTGCCCAGCACCGAGCCGCGCAGCGGCTATGCCGGCGACCGAACTGCGCTTGTCGATACGCTCAAGTTCCAGATCATCCCGGACTATACCGTGCAAGAAGTTGCGCTACAGTCTGGCGACATCGACGTGATGAACAACGTCCAGGCGGCCCGGGCACGGGACCTGGAGGCGCAGGGGCTTAACCTGTCCTATTCGCCAGGTCTGGGCTGGACCACGTTCCTGCTGCAGACCAATGACCCGCTGCTGTCCAATGTCGACATCCGCCGCGCCATCGCCATGGCCATCGACTATGACCAAATCGCCGGCATCCGGACGGGCGATATGGCTGGGTCCAATCACTCCGCCGTGGCCGATTCCAGCGCGTATCACAACTCGGCCTTTACCGAGTGGCCGGCATTTGACCCAGTGGCTGCCCGCGCCCTGGCGACCGAAGCCGGGTACAAGGGGGAGAAGATCACCATCCAGACCAATAATCGCTACCAGAGCATGTATGAGAACGCCATTCTGCTCCAGGCGATGCTGATGGCCGCAGGCTTCAACGCCGAGATCGAGACCTTGGAATGGGGTACGCAACTCGACAAGTTCAACAGCGGAGATTTCCAGATTCAATCTTTCGCGTGGTCGGCGCGATTGGATCCGGCGCTGAACTATGGCTCGTTCATCGGGGACAAGGTGGAGGATCCATCCAACCAGTGGGACAGCGACGAAGCTTACAACCTCTATCAGCAGTCGCTGGTCGAGGCCGATCCTGCCAAGCGCCAGGAAATCTTCGAAACGCTGCATAAGATGATGGTGGAGGACATGCCGATCATCGGCCTCTATTATGCGCCGAACGTGGCGCTGACCCGGCCGAACGTGCAAGGCTATAGCGCCTGGCCCGCCGATAATTCGATCGGCTGGGGCGTGTCGAAGAACTAA
- a CDS encoding ABC transporter permease has protein sequence MLKFILSRIASAIPTLFIVSIVVFAIVRLIPGDPAELMLGDDALPGQVEELRARLGLDHPLPLQYLYWLRNVLAGDFGVSINSGQPVLQLVLDRFAISAPIVVIALTLAALVAVPVGLWAAWRQNSATDTALVSLVTLLMSIPGFWLGLIILTVFGLILGWFPVVGFVSFKSDWVGALKYLAMPVFTLFLVEIGSLVRMTRASTISVARLEYITHARAKGLSEGQIIRRHALRNSFAPTWTLLGLSLGGLLGGIAITETVFTIPGLGRLLVDSIYGRDYPVVQGCILLITFIYVVVNLLVDLVYPLLDPRVTE, from the coding sequence ATGCTGAAATTCATATTGAGCCGAATAGCGTCGGCAATACCGACGCTGTTCATCGTCTCGATCGTGGTGTTCGCCATCGTGCGGCTGATCCCGGGCGATCCGGCCGAGCTGATGCTGGGCGATGACGCGCTGCCGGGCCAGGTGGAGGAACTGCGCGCCCGGCTCGGCCTCGATCATCCCCTGCCGCTGCAATACCTCTACTGGCTGCGCAATGTGCTGGCGGGAGATTTCGGGGTCTCGATCAATTCGGGGCAGCCGGTGTTGCAACTGGTACTCGACCGCTTCGCGATTTCCGCGCCTATCGTCGTCATCGCGCTGACGCTGGCGGCGCTTGTCGCGGTGCCCGTCGGCCTGTGGGCCGCCTGGCGGCAGAACAGCGCCACCGACACGGCCCTGGTGTCGCTTGTGACCCTGCTGATGTCCATTCCTGGTTTCTGGCTGGGCCTGATCATCCTGACGGTGTTCGGCTTGATCTTGGGCTGGTTTCCGGTGGTGGGCTTTGTGTCCTTCAAGTCGGACTGGGTGGGGGCGCTCAAGTATCTCGCCATGCCGGTCTTCACCCTGTTTCTCGTCGAGATAGGTTCGTTGGTGCGCATGACGCGGGCCAGTACGATCTCCGTCGCCCGGCTCGAGTACATCACCCATGCGCGCGCCAAGGGCTTGTCGGAAGGGCAGATCATCCGCCGGCACGCCCTGCGCAATTCCTTTGCGCCGACCTGGACCCTGCTGGGGTTGAGCCTGGGCGGCCTTTTGGGGGGCATCGCCATCACCGAGACGGTCTTCACCATTCCTGGCCTGGGCCGGCTGCTGGTCGACAGCATTTATGGACGCGACTATCCGGTGGTGCAGGGCTGCATCCTGCTGATCACCTTCATCTATGTGGTCGTCAACCTGCTCGTAGACCTGGTCTACCCCCTTCTTGACCCGCGGGTGACGGAATGA
- a CDS encoding alpha/beta hydrolase, translating into MAHLPISMFETGASSVTASRLDQRFCYCTYVPKGYQRDDTRHYPLAVIVHGSERSMEGYRNAFAAFAEQHQVVVLCPMFPQNALHQGDLHSYKLLRGHGVEFDTILLDMVEEVAECYRINSGRFLLYGFSGGGQFSHRFLYAHPDRLLGVSIGAPGTVTLIDDAADYWVGTRNFADLFGKPIDISEVRKVPVQMVIGEADTWSRWVEIKPTDRTYWMDGANAAGITRVARMEALRDNFQANGIAVDYQIFPGIAHADETMLATVEQFFAECLKR; encoded by the coding sequence ATGGCGCATCTGCCGATATCAATGTTTGAAACCGGCGCCTCTTCGGTCACCGCATCGCGTCTCGATCAGCGCTTCTGCTACTGCACTTATGTGCCCAAGGGTTATCAGCGCGATGATACCAGGCACTATCCGCTGGCCGTTATCGTCCATGGCTCCGAGCGGTCCATGGAGGGTTATCGCAATGCCTTCGCGGCATTTGCGGAGCAGCATCAGGTTGTCGTGCTCTGTCCGATGTTCCCCCAGAATGCGCTGCATCAGGGCGACCTGCACAGCTACAAGCTGTTGCGCGGCCACGGTGTCGAGTTCGATACCATTCTGCTCGACATGGTCGAGGAGGTTGCCGAGTGTTACCGCATCAATTCGGGGCGGTTCCTGCTCTATGGTTTCTCGGGCGGCGGGCAGTTTTCCCACCGCTTCCTCTATGCCCACCCGGATCGGCTGCTCGGCGTGTCGATCGGCGCCCCGGGCACGGTAACGCTCATCGATGACGCCGCCGACTACTGGGTCGGTACGCGCAATTTCGCCGATCTGTTCGGGAAGCCGATCGATATCTCCGAGGTGCGCAAAGTGCCCGTGCAGATGGTGATCGGAGAAGCCGATACCTGGTCGCGCTGGGTCGAGATCAAGCCCACCGATCGCACCTACTGGATGGACGGGGCGAACGCCGCCGGCATCACGCGGGTGGCCCGCATGGAGGCCTTGCGGGACAATTTTCAGGCCAACGGCATCGCCGTCGACTACCAGATCTTTCCCGGTATTGCGCATGCGGACGAAACCATGCTCGCCACGGTGGAGCAGTTCTTTGCCGAGTGTCTGAAGCGTTAG
- a CDS encoding C45 family autoproteolytic acyltransferase/hydolase: MSAIANFPLIEVSGPPQARGRAYGEAARQRIQASIDLYAGQMTKLDFALSDLPRLTTGLIAKIEAWAPHHIEEMRGIAEGAGVDFQQIVLVNARTEIVQMVRREFQAKSAAGEPDGCTGVVILPEATAEGDLIHAQTWDWLSECANTSVVLKVRQEDGPDILTFTEAGGLARNGFNSAGLAITANYLESDRDYRQVGIPLALIRRKVLEQSYLANAIRVVATTPKSTSNNMIISSVDGFAVDLECAPDEVFPLYPDNGIIVHTNHWQSQVALAKLKEMGLAFMPDSLYRDYRVRQYLRPRIGHIGWADVRDALSDKFGEPYAVCRAPNPAITGNLGATVALVMFRPADGLMEVTPLPALNTEVTQYRLDMDPDAMQRAALANPARDSKQVAAQ; this comes from the coding sequence ATGAGCGCCATTGCCAATTTTCCATTGATCGAGGTGTCCGGCCCGCCGCAGGCGCGTGGGCGGGCTTATGGCGAGGCCGCTCGGCAACGCATCCAGGCGTCCATCGATCTCTATGCCGGCCAGATGACCAAGCTGGATTTCGCGCTCTCCGACCTGCCGCGCCTGACGACTGGTCTCATCGCCAAGATCGAGGCCTGGGCGCCGCACCACATCGAGGAGATGCGCGGCATTGCCGAAGGCGCCGGCGTCGATTTCCAGCAGATCGTACTGGTCAACGCCCGCACCGAGATCGTGCAGATGGTTCGTCGGGAATTCCAGGCCAAATCGGCCGCGGGGGAGCCCGATGGGTGCACGGGCGTGGTGATCCTGCCCGAGGCGACAGCCGAAGGCGACCTGATCCACGCCCAGACCTGGGACTGGCTGTCCGAATGCGCCAATACGTCTGTGGTGCTCAAGGTGCGGCAGGAGGATGGCCCCGACATCCTGACCTTCACCGAGGCCGGTGGGCTGGCCCGCAATGGCTTCAACTCGGCCGGGTTGGCGATCACCGCCAACTACCTGGAATCCGACCGGGACTACCGCCAGGTGGGGATTCCGCTGGCGCTGATCCGGCGCAAGGTTCTGGAGCAGAGCTACCTCGCCAACGCAATTCGCGTTGTCGCCACCACGCCGAAGTCGACCTCGAACAACATGATTATCAGTTCGGTCGATGGCTTTGCGGTGGACCTCGAATGCGCCCCCGACGAAGTCTTCCCGCTCTATCCCGACAACGGGATCATCGTGCATACAAATCACTGGCAGAGCCAGGTCGCGCTGGCCAAGCTCAAGGAAATGGGCCTGGCCTTCATGCCTGACAGTCTCTACCGGGACTATAGGGTGCGCCAGTATCTGCGCCCGCGGATCGGCCACATCGGCTGGGCCGACGTGCGCGACGCGCTTTCCGACAAGTTCGGCGAGCCCTATGCCGTGTGCCGCGCGCCCAATCCTGCCATCACCGGAAATCTGGGTGCCACGGTGGCGCTGGTCATGTTCCGGCCGGCGGATGGGCTCATGGAGGTGACCCCGCTGCCCGCCCTCAATACCGAAGTCACCCAGTATCGTCTCGATATGGACCCGGATGCGATGCAGCGCGCCGCACTGGCAAATCCTGCACGCGACAGCAAGCAGGTGGCCGCCCAGTAA
- a CDS encoding dipeptide ABC transporter ATP-binding protein: MTQRIQSSHSVLDVTNLSVTVGRTGYNVVKDLSFSIGRGKMLALVGESGSGKTMAARSIIQVLPPGLAVVPGSRIRLDGRDLASISQRDLRRVRGAEIGMVFQEPMVSLNPSMTIGRQLAEGLRLHTKLSDVEITERCMAMLDRVQIANPARCMSAHPHEFSGGMRQRIMLASVMLLKPKLLIADEPTTALDTLVQHEVLRLMVELCEENDTAVLMISHDLGMVSHYVENIVVMQNGEAVETGASRHVLTTPQHPYTRKLVEALPRRSPARTLDRSGEPLVSVEGVCVDYGGSTGPFSRRQAKRAVQQCDLAIHRGETVALVGGSGSGKTSLGRAIVGLVSPSEGRVAYQGKPMVTAKQLPTRAQRLDFQLIFQDPYSSLDPRMSVERLVEEPLLLGDKLDRSARRERVIETCIAVGLDETFLRRLPHQLSGGQRQRVAIARAIVNRPVFIVADEPVSALDMTVQRQILILLADLQKQFGFACLFVSHDLGAVEQVADRVVVMHNGRIVEQGLRDDVFDRPQHDYTRSLLEASMLLDRQSEPSHIA; the protein is encoded by the coding sequence ATGACGCAGCGCATCCAGTCTAGTCATTCTGTGTTGGACGTCACCAACCTGTCGGTGACCGTCGGCAGAACCGGCTACAATGTGGTCAAGGACCTGTCCTTCTCGATCGGGCGCGGCAAGATGCTGGCGCTGGTCGGCGAGTCGGGCTCCGGCAAGACGATGGCCGCCCGCTCGATCATCCAGGTGCTCCCACCCGGCCTCGCCGTCGTGCCCGGCAGCCGCATCCGCCTGGATGGCCGTGATCTTGCTTCGATCTCGCAGCGTGACCTGCGGCGCGTGCGGGGCGCTGAGATCGGTATGGTGTTCCAGGAGCCGATGGTCTCGCTCAACCCGTCGATGACGATCGGACGGCAATTGGCCGAAGGCCTGCGACTGCATACCAAGCTCTCTGACGTGGAGATAACCGAGCGTTGCATGGCGATGCTGGATCGCGTGCAGATCGCCAATCCGGCGCGCTGTATGTCGGCCCACCCACACGAGTTCTCCGGCGGCATGCGGCAGCGCATCATGCTCGCCTCGGTGATGCTGCTGAAACCGAAATTGCTGATCGCCGACGAGCCGACAACCGCCCTCGATACCCTGGTGCAGCATGAAGTGCTGCGGCTGATGGTCGAGTTGTGCGAGGAGAACGACACTGCCGTGCTGATGATCAGCCATGACCTGGGCATGGTCTCTCATTACGTGGAGAACATCGTCGTCATGCAGAACGGGGAGGCGGTCGAAACGGGCGCCAGCCGCCATGTTCTGACCACCCCCCAGCATCCTTACACGCGCAAGCTGGTTGAGGCGCTGCCGCGCCGCTCACCCGCCCGGACCCTCGATCGCAGCGGCGAACCGCTGGTGTCGGTAGAGGGTGTCTGTGTCGACTATGGCGGCAGCACTGGTCCCTTCTCCCGCCGGCAGGCTAAGCGCGCGGTGCAGCAATGCGATCTCGCCATCCATCGCGGCGAGACGGTGGCCCTGGTGGGTGGTTCAGGATCGGGCAAGACCAGTCTGGGGCGGGCAATTGTCGGGCTGGTATCGCCGAGCGAGGGCAGGGTGGCCTATCAGGGCAAGCCGATGGTCACCGCAAAGCAATTGCCGACCCGGGCACAGCGCCTCGATTTTCAACTGATCTTCCAGGACCCCTACTCTTCTCTCGATCCCCGCATGTCAGTGGAGCGCTTAGTCGAGGAGCCGCTGCTGCTGGGCGATAAGCTCGACCGCTCCGCTCGGCGCGAGCGCGTCATCGAAACCTGCATCGCCGTTGGGCTCGACGAGACCTTCCTGCGGCGCCTCCCGCACCAGTTGTCGGGCGGGCAGCGTCAGCGTGTTGCCATTGCGCGCGCCATCGTCAACCGGCCGGTCTTCATCGTCGCCGACGAGCCGGTCTCGGCGCTCGACATGACGGTTCAGCGGCAGATTCTCATCCTGTTGGCGGATTTGCAGAAGCAGTTCGGCTTTGCCTGCCTGTTCGTCTCGCATGATCTCGGCGCGGTCGAGCAGGTCGCAGATCGCGTTGTGGTCATGCACAATGGCCGCATCGTCGAACAGGGGCTGCGCGATGATGTCTTTGATCGGCCCCAACATGACTACACCCGGTCGTTGCTCGAGGCTTCGATGCTGCTGGATCGGCAGAGCGAGCCGTCACACATCGCCTGA
- a CDS encoding ABC transporter permease, translated as MSIKPSSLRLNLVAGVTVVTLLAFLALFGGFLAPYEPNALDLGARLTGPSAAHWLGADEFGRDTLSRLLVGAQASAWIAFSTLAFALTLGLVIGVVAGFFGGIVDRLLMMINDALLAFPGLLLALGIMAIFGASSSGIIVALGIAYMPAVVRVVRGSVLSIRQLEYVDASRVMGNPDWITMFRHVLPNSIPPITVLASMMFGGIILSEAALSFLGLGVPPPNPSWGNMLASARPYIVQAPLLILLPGVCITITLLGINLMGDAIRDLVDPKMQGGV; from the coding sequence ATGAGCATCAAACCGAGTTCCCTGCGGTTGAATCTGGTGGCTGGCGTCACCGTGGTCACCTTGCTGGCGTTTCTGGCGCTGTTCGGCGGCTTTCTTGCGCCCTACGAGCCCAATGCGCTCGATCTTGGCGCTCGTTTGACCGGTCCGTCTGCTGCTCATTGGTTGGGCGCGGACGAGTTCGGCCGCGACACGCTCAGCCGGTTGCTCGTCGGGGCTCAGGCCAGTGCCTGGATCGCGTTCTCTACCCTCGCTTTTGCCCTGACGCTCGGGCTCGTCATCGGCGTCGTCGCCGGATTTTTCGGTGGCATCGTCGATCGGCTGCTGATGATGATCAACGATGCGCTGCTGGCCTTTCCGGGGCTGTTGTTGGCACTCGGCATCATGGCGATCTTCGGCGCCAGCTCCTCGGGGATCATCGTCGCACTTGGCATCGCCTATATGCCTGCTGTGGTGCGGGTGGTGCGCGGGAGCGTGCTGTCGATCCGCCAGCTCGAATATGTCGATGCGTCCAGGGTCATGGGCAATCCGGACTGGATCACCATGTTCCGCCATGTCCTGCCCAATTCGATCCCGCCCATTACCGTGCTGGCTTCGATGATGTTCGGCGGAATCATCCTGTCCGAGGCTGCGCTGAGCTTTCTCGGCCTGGGCGTGCCGCCACCCAATCCGAGCTGGGGCAACATGCTGGCCAGCGCACGGCCCTACATCGTCCAGGCGCCACTGCTGATCCTGCTGCCCGGTGTCTGCATCACCATTACGCTGCTCGGCATCAATCTGATGGGCGACGCGATCCGCGATCTGGTCGACCCTAAAATGCAGGGAGGCGTGTGA